Proteins found in one Hevea brasiliensis isolate MT/VB/25A 57/8 chromosome 18, ASM3005281v1, whole genome shotgun sequence genomic segment:
- the LOC131175855 gene encoding secreted RxLR effector protein 161-like: protein MGQSDYFLGIEVHHLTAGLLLTRSKYIDDHLVKQIWQIAMYLSLTRPDVSYAVHRVSQFLHEPTENHWSACKCIMRYLKHNQHYGLFLRQSSTPHLSAYADADWASNPEDRKSVSGYAIYLGTNLVYWSTRKQPTVARSSTEAEYRSVGAATTELVWLKSLLQDIGFSSSSCSTLWCDNVRATKLASNPVFHSRTKHIEVEFHFVRDLVSKRLGSIHCI from the exons ATGGGCCAGTCAGACTATTTTCTTGGGATAGAAGTTCATCATTTAACAGCGGGTCTTTTACTCACTCGGAGTAAATATATTGATGATCACTTGGTGAAGCAAATATGGCAAATTGCAATG TATTTATCCTTAACCAGACCTGATGTCTCTTATGCCGTCCACCGTGTCTCTCAATTTCTCCATGAGCCAACTGAAAATCACTGGTCAGCTTGCAAATGCATTATGCGTTATTTAAAGCATAATCAACACTATGGTCTGTTCCTTCGCCAATCTTCCACTCCTCACCTTAGTGCTTATGCTGATGCAGACTGGGCCTCAAATCCAGAAGATCGCAAATCTGTTTCAGGCTATGCAATATACTTAGGCACCAACCTTGTATATTGGTCAACTCGAAAACAGCCCACAGTTGCCCGCTCATCTACTGAAGCAGAATATAGGTCAGTTGGAGCAGCTACAACGGAACTTGTTTGGCTTAAATCTCTTTTACAAGACATTGGTTTTTCTTCCTCTAGTTGCTCCACATTATGGTGTGACAATGTCAGAGCAACGAAATTAGCCAGCAACCCTGTATTTCATTCCAGGACCAAACACATTGAAGTTGAGTTCCACTTTGTTCGTGATCTTGTATCTAAGCGACTCGGATCGATACATTGCATCTAA